ACCGGTCAGGCCAAAATCCCTTGCAATGTCGGAATTTTCGGCGTTTCATGGCCCTCGCAGTGAACAAACCGGTAAGACCACAATAATTAAGTCCTGCACTCTTTCGCTCCGTGTGGCTTGGGGGGCAAGGACACCGACCAGAGACTCCTCCCATGCTCAAATGGTGTTCGCGTTCGATCTTCCTCCAGGTGGTGCTCGGCCTCGCCCTCGGCGTTGTCTGCGGCCTGAGCTTCCCCGACCTGTCCCTGCAACTCAAACCCCTCGGTGATGGCTTCATCAAGCTGATCAAGATGCTCATCGGCCTGATCGTGTTCTGCGTGGTGGTCAGCGGCATCTCCGGCGCCGGCGACCTGAAGAAAGTCGGGCGCATCGGCCTTAAATCGGTGATCTACTTCGAAGTGCTGACCACCCTGGCCCTGGTGATCGGCCTGGTGTTCGCCTTCACCAGCGGCATCGGCAGCGGCGCCAACATCCACCTCGACCAGCTCTCCAGCAGCGATGCCGGCGCCCTGGCCGAACGCGGCGCGCATATCCACAGCACCACCACCTTTCTCATGGACCTGATCCCCACCTCGGTGGTGGGCGCCTTTGCCGACAACAATATCCTCCAGGTCCTGCTGTTCTCGGTACTGTTCGGCAGCGCCCTGAACCTGGTGGGCGAATCGGCCTCGGGCATCTCGCGGCTGATCAACGAGCTGAGCCATGTGATCTTCCGCATCATGGGCATGATCGTGCGCCTGGCGCCGATCGGCGTGTTCGGCGCCATCGCCTTCACCACCAGCAAGTACGGCCTGAGCTCGCTGCAGCACCTGGGCGGGCTGGTGGCGCTGTTCTACCTGACCTGCGCCGGCTTCGTGCTGATCGTGCTGGGCACCGTCATGCGCCTGTCGGGCCTCAAGCTGCTGCCGTTCATCAAGTACCTGCGCGAAGAGCTGTCCATCGTCCTCGGCACCGCCTCCTCCGACGCCGTGCTGCCGCAGGTGATGCGCAAGCTCGAACACCTGGGCATCGGCAGCTCCACCGTCGGCCTGGTGATCCCCACCGGCTACTCGTTCAACCTCGATGGTTTTTCCATCTACCTGACCCTGGCCATCGTGTTCATCGCCAACGCCACCGGCACGCCACTGGCGATGACCGACCTGTTGACCATCCTGTTGGTGTCGCTGGTGACTTCCAAGGGGGCTCATGGCATCCCAGGCTCGGCCCTGGTGATCCTGGCCGCCACCTTGACCGCCGTGCCAGCGATCCCGGTGGTGGGCCTGGTGCTGGTACTGGCGGTGGACTGGTTCATGGGCATCGGCCGCGCGCTGACCAACCTGATCGGCAACTGCGTCGCCACCGTGGCCATCGCCCGCTGGGAGAAGGACATCGACCTGGAGCGGGCCAACAATGTGCTGGCCAACAAGCCGGGCTTCGCCCCCGCCAGCCGCAAGCAGGGCCAACCCCATCAACAGGAATTCTAAGCCCCTGGCCGCCGGCGCCCCGCGCCGGCCGGCCTTGCGCAAAGATGCCACGTCAACCAAGGAGCGAACCGTGATCAGCTCGTCGACCGTAGTCAATTCAGTGGTGGAGAAACTCCGCCAGGCCCTGGCCCGTGGCCAGTGGCGCAGCGGCGACATGCTGCCCGGCCAGCGCGAGCTGGCCGAGCAACTGGGCATCAGCCGCCCCAGCCTGCGCGAGGCGGTAATCGTGCTGGAAACCCTGGGCCTGGTGCGCTCGCTGCCGGGCAAGGGCGTGCTGGTGCTCGAGGCCGACGCCGCCCAGGCCCAGGAGCCAGAGGCCGTTGCCGCGGCCAGCCTGGCCGACGTGCTCGAACTGCGCTACACCCTCGAACCCTTCATCGCCGGCCTGGTCGCGCAATCGGCCGGCAGCCAGGACATCGGCCAACTGCGCCTGACCCTGATGGACCTGCGCGAAGCCCTCGAGGCCCAGGACCACGAGGCCGGGGTCAACGCCTACATCGCTTTCCACGAGGCGCTGTTCGCCCTGACCACCAACCCGATCTTCCAGAGCGTGGTGCAACAGACCGGCAACGCCCTCAAGCAAAGTGCCGAGATGCTGCGCAATTCGCCCGAGCACCTGGCCGCGCGGCTGAACGAGAACGAGGCGGTGGTGCGGGCCATCCGCGAGCGCAACAGCGCCCTGGCCAGCCTGCAGATGCGCCGGCACATCCTCGCCGAGGGCCAGCGCATGGGCATTGCCCTGAACATCCCGGACGACCACCCCGGCACCTGAATAAAAGAAGGAGAGCGACCATGAGCGCCTGCGCCCCCCACCTGCCTGCCCTGCTCGGCGTCGGCGAGACCCGCCTGTCGGCCGAGCAGATCTACCCCCGGCTGTTCGACGCCATCCTCGAACAGCGCCTGCCGCCGGGCAGCCCGCTGCCCGAGCAGGCGCTGGGCAACGCCTTCGGCGTCAGCCGCACGGTGATCCGCCGGGTGCTCGGGCGCCTGTCCGATCAGCAGGTGGTGGTGCAACGCCCCAGCCACACCGCGCACCTGGCCGCGCCCGACCCTGAGCAGGCGCGCCAGGTGCTCAGTGCCCGACGCCTGGCCGAGACCACGCTGATCGGCCTGGCTACCCAGCGCGCGCGCCCGGCGCAGATCCGCCAACTGCGCCAACTGGTCGAACGCGAGCGCCAGCACCATGAGCGCGGCGAGCGCTGCACGGCCATTCGCCTGGGCGGCGAGTTCCACATGAAACTTGCGCAAATGGCCGCCAACGCCCCGCTGGCGCGCTTTCTCGACGGCCTGGTGCCAATGACCTCGCTGATCATCGCCCGCTATGAGTCACCTTGCTGCGAGCACTGCGCCTGGCAGGAGCACGCGGCGATCATCGATGCGGTGGAGCGCGCCGACGAGGCCTGCGCCCTGGCCCTGATGCACGAGCATCTGGACCGCCTGGAAGCCAAGCTCGACCTCGATCAGAACGGCTGCGCGTAGCGCTTGCGCGACCACGTGCTCGGCCTGCACCACCCAGCCGGCGCGCACTGCAAGGCCCCCGACGCTGCACCCCGGCAACGCGTGCAGCATCATCCGCCAGTCGGGCTGGCCGCGCTGAAGCCCAGGGCGTCGACCCCGGCCAGGATCTGCACCTCGTCACCCAGCGACCACTCCGCCGCCCGCGCCGCCAGGGCGGCTGGCACCCCTGGCGAGCCGCCCGGCCCCGGCGGCACGTCATAGGTGGCATGGGCATCGTGGGGCAGCAGCACATCGAACCCCCGTTGCAGCGCGGCACGCGCGGTAGCGGCCAGGCACATGTCCGAAAGCACCCCGCACAGGGCCAGCCGGCGAACGCCAAGCGCGTTCAGCAGCGCTTGCAGTTCGGTTTCGCCAAAGCCGTCGTCCTCGGTCTTGAACAGCAGGTGCTCTCCCCGAACAGGCGCGAAGTACAGTTGCCAGCCCGCGCTGTGCGGGGCGTCCGGGCTACCAGGCGCCCCGTCGTTCTGCAGGAAGACCACCGGCACCCCGGCCTGGCGGGCGCGGGCCAGCAGGCGGGCGATGCTCGCCTGCAAGGCCAGGTGTGCAGGCACCGCATCGGCACCCTCCATGAACGCGCACTGCACATCCACCAACAGCAGGGCATCGGCCTTGGCAAGGGTCATCGGTGCTCCAAAGGTCGCAAGAGAAGTGCCGAGCATAGCCTAATGCCGTACCCTGTCCGGCGTTTCCACCACAGAGCCTTGGAGGGCTTATGAACCACAGCATCGCGCCGGTTGGCGCGGAACACTTCGATCGGCTTGCCGATCTCTGGGAAGCCTCGGTGCGGGCAACCCATGACTTTCTCCCCGAGGGCTATATCGAGCGCTTGAAGCCGCTGGTGCGCGAGCAGTACCTGGGCTTTGTCCAGCTGCGGGCCTGGCGCGATGCCCAGGGGCAGATCCAGGGCTTTGCCGGGGTGCATGACGGCAAGCTGGAAATGCTCTTCGTCGACCCGGCGTGCCGGGGCCAGGGCATCGGCAAGGCGCTGCTGGCCCAGGTGATCGAGGAGCTGGGCGTGCGGGAGGTCGATGTCAACGAGCAGAACCCGCAGGCGGTGGGCTTCTACCTGAAGCACGGGTTCGTCCAGGCCGGGCGCAGCGAAGTCGATGGCCAAGGCGACCCCTACCCATTGCTGCAACTGAAACTGGAGCACTGAACATGCCTTGCCAACCTGCAAAGGGGGCCGCTCTGCGGCCCATCGCAGGGCGAGCCCGCTCCTACCGGTATTGCCCAGTACCGGTAGGAGCGGGCTTGTCTGGCGCCCCGTCCAGCAGGACGAACCTATACTGCCGATAGCCCCTTTTCTGGGAGGCCGTCGGCGTGAAACCCAGCCTGGTGATTGTCCTACTGTGCCTGTTGCTGGCCCTGGCCGGCTGCGCCGGCAAACGCCCGCCCGCCCCGCCGCCGCCGCAGAACCTGCCGCCAGCCGTGTGGCAGCGCATCGACCAGGACATCGTCGAGGCCTCGGTTGCCGCCGCAGGCTCGGCCAACGACTATGCCCGGCGCTCGATGCGGGTGTGGAAAGAGCAAGTTCAGCAACGTACCGAGAACGATTTCATCCCCTGGTTCACCGGCTACTGGACCCAGCAATGGCTCACCCTCAAGGTGGCCTGGTACAAGATGAACAGCGGCAACGGCCAGGCGCCGCCGGAAAAACGCCTGGGCCTGTACCTGCAGGAACAATACCGCCAGCGGGTGATCGAGCCGGTGGCCGAGCAGATCAACCCCGAAGGCATTCGCGACCGCGCCAGCGAGCTGTACCTGCAACTGCTCGGCCAGCAATTGCCGGCGATCATCCAGCGCTACAACGCACCGCCCGAGCAGTTCAGCCAGCGCCTCAACCGCATCCCGATCATCGCCCTGGGCCCGCCGCCGGCGCGCAACGCCTCGCTCTATCAACTGCTGCGGGCCCAGTCGCTGGCGCAGCAACCGGCCTGGCAGTCGCTGCGCCAGCACCTGCACCAGCAGGCCGCCAAGGCGCCCGGGCAGACCGAGGCGGGGCTGTCGTCGGTGGCCACCCAGGCCAGCGAGAAGCTCGGTGCCACGCTGGCCCCGCGCGGTGCGGCCAGCGCCATCGCCGCCGCGGTGGGCAAGGCGGCGGGGGCGTTGATCTCGGTGGCGGCAACCGGTTACGGGCTGATCACCCATGACCGTGAGCAGCCACAGATGGTCGAGCAGTTGCGGGTGATCCTCAATGTGGCGCTGAACCAGGAATGGCGGGAGCTGATGGAGAACCGCCAGAGCGGCGCCATGGCCGGGGTGTATTACTTGTCGGGGCAGGTGGAGGACAGTTTGCTGGGCAACCGAGCGCCCTGACCCGAAGCCGACACGCCCCTGTAGAAGCGGCCTTGCGTCGCGAAAAGGGCTGCGCAGCAGCCCCTGGATTTCAGCCCTTATGCAAAGATCGCCGGGGCCGGCGCCTACGCCGGTTGCGGCCCTGCAATGTCCGTAGCCGGCCTTGCTGGCGAGCCAGGCGACGCGGTGGATGGCACCGGCTACGCCGGTGTTCGCCGGCTACGCCGGCTCCTACGCCGATTACGGCCTGCAATGCCCGTAGGAGCCAGCCTTGCTGGCGAACCAGGCGATGCGGAGGATGGCACCGGCAACGCCGGTGTTCGCCGGCAAGGCCGGCTCCTACGCCGATTATGGCCTGCAACACCCGTAGCCAGCTTGCTGGCGAGCCAGGCGATGCGGAGGATGGCACCGGCAACGCCGGTGTTCGCCGGCAAGCCGGCTCCTACGCCGATTACGGCCTGCAATGCCCGTAGGAGCCAGCCTTGCTGGCGAACCAGGCGATGCGGAGGATGGCACCGGCAACGCCGGTGTTCGCCGGCAAGGCCGGCTCCTACGCCGATTACGGCCTGCAATGCCCGTAGGCCAGCTTGCTGGCCAGTGGCTGGCACCGGCCATGCCGGTGTCAGGCCGCCGCCATGGCCGAGGTCGGCAGGCCGAAGATCCGGTCGAACGCCCAGTTGTAGAGGAAGGTGTAGCAAGGGATCAGGATGATGAACGCCAGGTCCACCACGAACGCCTCCAGCAAGCTCATGCCCAGCCACCAGGCGATCAGCGGGATCAGGTACACCACCAGGGTCAGCTGGAAACCAACCGCATGGGCCACCCGCCGCGCCACGCTGCGCCCGCGGGTGGCCTGGCGGCTTTCCCAGTACTCGAACAGGCTGTTGTAGATGAAGTTCCAGGCCATGGCGATGGTGGTGATCATCACCGCCAGGGGGCCGGTGTGCGAGGCCTGGGTATCGGACAGGTAGGCCAGCCCCAGGGTCGACATGCACAGGCCGATCAGTTCATAGAAGGTCACGTAGACCAGTTTGCGTTTGAGTCCTTGCACGGGGGTTACCTTGACTGCGGGTTTCACGAAAGGCGCGCAGGATGCATCAATGGTCTTGACAGAAAAAGTTGGCAGCTTTCAGATTTACTGAAAGGAGACTGCCATGAACTTTTCCAGCGACACCATCCTGCTGTTCCTCGCCGTGCTCGACCGCGGTTCGTTTTCCGCTGCCGCCCGGGCCTGCGGGCGCGTGCCCTCGGCGGTCAGCATGGCCATCGGCAACCTCGAGGCGGAGCTGGGCTACCCGCTGTTCCTGCGCGGCTCGCGCGAGGCGCGCCCCACCGCCCAGGCCCAGGCCCTGGAACCCCACGCGCGGTTGATCGCCGAGCAACTGGGCCTGCTGCAGGTGCATGCCCTGGAGCTGTCCCGCGGGCTGGAAAGCAGCCTGGCCATCGCCGTGGTGCCGGATATCGACCAACGCCCGCTGCTCACGGCCATCAGCCGCCTGGGCGAGCGCTACCCACTGCTGGACATCGAGCTGCTGGCCGCGCCCCAGGAGGAGGCCCTGCAACTGCTCGACAGCGGCCGGGTCAACCTGTGCCTGGCCTTTGCCGGGTTGCAGGTCGATGCCCGGCGCAGCTTCCAGTACATCGCCATGGAGTCATTGGTGGCCACCCTGTCGCCCCACCACCCTGCCCTGCGCGAAGGGCGTATCCGCCACCTCGAGGACCTGGTCAGCCTGCGCCAGATCCTGGTCCGCAGCCGCGACCTGCCGTTGTCCGACCCCCGCTCGTTGATCGGCACCTCGCACTGGCGCACCGACAGCCTCGACCTGGCGGTGCAGATGGTCGAGGCCGGCCTGGGCTGGGGCGACCTGCCGTTGTCGCGGATCGCCCCGGCGCTGGCCGCCGGGCGCCTGGTGCGCCTGCGCTTCCAGAACACCCGCAACGAGCTGCAACTGCCGGTGCACGCCTTCTGGCTCAAGCAGCAAGCCCTCGGCCAGGCCGCCCGGGCCTTGGTCGGCTTGCTGTCGCCGCAATAATTTGTCACGACCTTATGGCGTATCCGCCAACAACTGCGACATTTAGTCTTTCAACATTTTTCAAAAGCGGCCGATAACCGTGGCAACAGGTCCCGCCACTCGTGCCACAAGCGCGCGGCGCCCTCCTTTCACTGGCTCAAGGTCTCGAAACATGAACCTGAAATTCCGCCACAAGATCCTGCTCAGTGCCTGCGCCGTCGTGGTCCTGGCCTTCGCGCTGTTCACCCTCTACAACGATTACCTGCAACGCAACACCATCCGCCAGAACATCGAGTCGTCGGTGCGTCAGGCTGGCGCGCAAACCGCCAGCAGCGTGCAGAACTGGATGAGCGGGCGCATCCTGGTGCTGGAAAACCTGGCCCAGGACATCGCCCAGCAAGGCGCTGGCAACAACGTGCCGGGGCTGGTCGACCAGCCGTCGTACACCAGCAACTTCCAGTTCACCTACTTCGGCCAGAACACCGGCCTGTTCACCCAGCGCCCCGACGCCAAGATGCCTGACGGCTACGACCCGCGTCAGCGCCCCTGGTACACCCAGGCCGTGGCCGCCAACCAGACCATGCTGACCCCGCCCTACATGGCCGCGGTCGGTGGCCTGGTGGTGACCATCGCCATGCCGGTCAAGGCCAAGTCCAGCGGCGAGCTGATCGGCGTGGTCGGCGGCGACCTGAGCCTGAACACCCTGGTCGACATCATCAATGCCGTGGACTTCGGTGGCCTGGGCCACGCGTTCCTGGTGGACCGTAATGGCCAGGTGATCGTCAGCCCGGACAAGGACCGGGTGATGAAGAACCTCAAGGA
The window above is part of the Pseudomonas muyukensis genome. Proteins encoded here:
- a CDS encoding C4-dicarboxylate transporter DctA, translating into MLKWCSRSIFLQVVLGLALGVVCGLSFPDLSLQLKPLGDGFIKLIKMLIGLIVFCVVVSGISGAGDLKKVGRIGLKSVIYFEVLTTLALVIGLVFAFTSGIGSGANIHLDQLSSSDAGALAERGAHIHSTTTFLMDLIPTSVVGAFADNNILQVLLFSVLFGSALNLVGESASGISRLINELSHVIFRIMGMIVRLAPIGVFGAIAFTTSKYGLSSLQHLGGLVALFYLTCAGFVLIVLGTVMRLSGLKLLPFIKYLREELSIVLGTASSDAVLPQVMRKLEHLGIGSSTVGLVIPTGYSFNLDGFSIYLTLAIVFIANATGTPLAMTDLLTILLVSLVTSKGAHGIPGSALVILAATLTAVPAIPVVGLVLVLAVDWFMGIGRALTNLIGNCVATVAIARWEKDIDLERANNVLANKPGFAPASRKQGQPHQQEF
- a CDS encoding FadR/GntR family transcriptional regulator; translated protein: MISSSTVVNSVVEKLRQALARGQWRSGDMLPGQRELAEQLGISRPSLREAVIVLETLGLVRSLPGKGVLVLEADAAQAQEPEAVAAASLADVLELRYTLEPFIAGLVAQSAGSQDIGQLRLTLMDLREALEAQDHEAGVNAYIAFHEALFALTTNPIFQSVVQQTGNALKQSAEMLRNSPEHLAARLNENEAVVRAIRERNSALASLQMRRHILAEGQRMGIALNIPDDHPGT
- a CDS encoding GntR family transcriptional regulator, which gives rise to MSACAPHLPALLGVGETRLSAEQIYPRLFDAILEQRLPPGSPLPEQALGNAFGVSRTVIRRVLGRLSDQQVVVQRPSHTAHLAAPDPEQARQVLSARRLAETTLIGLATQRARPAQIRQLRQLVERERQHHERGERCTAIRLGGEFHMKLAQMAANAPLARFLDGLVPMTSLIIARYESPCCEHCAWQEHAAIIDAVERADEACALALMHEHLDRLEAKLDLDQNGCA
- a CDS encoding isochorismatase family protein: MTLAKADALLLVDVQCAFMEGADAVPAHLALQASIARLLARARQAGVPVVFLQNDGAPGSPDAPHSAGWQLYFAPVRGEHLLFKTEDDGFGETELQALLNALGVRRLALCGVLSDMCLAATARAALQRGFDVLLPHDAHATYDVPPGPGGSPGVPAALAARAAEWSLGDEVQILAGVDALGFSAASPTGG
- a CDS encoding GNAT family N-acetyltransferase, with translation MNHSIAPVGAEHFDRLADLWEASVRATHDFLPEGYIERLKPLVREQYLGFVQLRAWRDAQGQIQGFAGVHDGKLEMLFVDPACRGQGIGKALLAQVIEELGVREVDVNEQNPQAVGFYLKHGFVQAGRSEVDGQGDPYPLLQLKLEH
- a CDS encoding PACE efflux transporter, translated to MQGLKRKLVYVTFYELIGLCMSTLGLAYLSDTQASHTGPLAVMITTIAMAWNFIYNSLFEYWESRQATRGRSVARRVAHAVGFQLTLVVYLIPLIAWWLGMSLLEAFVVDLAFIILIPCYTFLYNWAFDRIFGLPTSAMAAA
- a CDS encoding LysR family transcriptional regulator, with the protein product MNFSSDTILLFLAVLDRGSFSAAARACGRVPSAVSMAIGNLEAELGYPLFLRGSREARPTAQAQALEPHARLIAEQLGLLQVHALELSRGLESSLAIAVVPDIDQRPLLTAISRLGERYPLLDIELLAAPQEEALQLLDSGRVNLCLAFAGLQVDARRSFQYIAMESLVATLSPHHPALREGRIRHLEDLVSLRQILVRSRDLPLSDPRSLIGTSHWRTDSLDLAVQMVEAGLGWGDLPLSRIAPALAAGRLVRLRFQNTRNELQLPVHAFWLKQQALGQAARALVGLLSPQ